One Yimella lutea DNA window includes the following coding sequences:
- a CDS encoding ABC transporter permease — MRTRLGRSLVPALAALIPLAFLAVFFLLPVSAMVARGLHLDGQWSLDAVRDVLTRPRTRRVVWFTVWISSLATLITVLLGVPIAYVTYRLKLPLTGLVRGLLVMPFVLPTVVVGIAFRSLLSTSGPLGFLGWDGSWQAILAALVFFNIAVVVRTVGGRWQSLDPRQAEAAASLGASPWTVLRTVTLPALRPAVVSAAMVVFLFCAGSFGVVLTLGGVRYSTVETEIYLLTTNFLDLRAAAVLSLLQALVVIALLLLTERITDRGETRLRSGTSVQQRVRRSDLPHLLLTGAALIFVLAPLVTLVARSLQVGDGWGLGHYRKLTQVGSVPLLQVSVFDALLTSLRVAVDATLLAMLLGLLVSFVITRRPTSAGGRRLLSALDATFMLPLGISAVTVGFGFLIALDEPPLDLRSSPLLVPIAQALVALPLVVRVMAPALRSVDPREREATAALGASPMRVFWDVDRRVLTKPLLAATGFAFAVSLGEFGATSFLARPENPTLPVVIYQLIGRPGADHFGMALAASVILAGVTATIMVAVERLRGRTGSW; from the coding sequence ATGCGTACTCGCCTCGGGCGATCGCTCGTTCCGGCGCTCGCAGCACTGATCCCGCTGGCCTTCCTGGCGGTGTTCTTCCTGCTGCCCGTGTCGGCGATGGTCGCCCGAGGCCTGCACCTCGACGGGCAATGGTCCTTGGACGCGGTACGTGACGTCCTGACGCGGCCACGCACCCGCCGCGTCGTCTGGTTCACGGTGTGGATCAGCTCGCTCGCGACGCTCATCACCGTGCTGCTCGGCGTGCCGATCGCGTACGTCACCTACCGGCTGAAACTGCCGCTGACGGGGCTGGTGCGCGGGCTGCTGGTGATGCCCTTCGTGCTGCCGACCGTCGTGGTCGGCATCGCGTTCCGCAGCCTGCTGTCGACGTCCGGTCCCTTGGGTTTCCTGGGTTGGGACGGCTCGTGGCAGGCGATTCTCGCCGCCCTGGTGTTCTTCAACATCGCGGTGGTCGTGCGCACCGTCGGCGGACGCTGGCAGTCGCTCGATCCACGGCAGGCCGAGGCTGCGGCCTCGCTCGGCGCGAGTCCGTGGACGGTGCTGCGAACCGTCACTCTGCCGGCGTTGCGTCCGGCCGTCGTCTCCGCCGCGATGGTGGTGTTCCTCTTCTGTGCCGGGTCCTTCGGCGTGGTGCTGACGCTCGGCGGGGTGCGCTACTCGACGGTCGAGACCGAGATCTACCTGCTGACCACGAACTTCCTCGACCTGCGCGCCGCCGCGGTGCTGAGCCTGCTGCAGGCACTGGTCGTGATCGCACTGCTGTTGCTGACCGAACGCATCACCGACCGTGGCGAGACCCGTCTTCGATCGGGCACCTCTGTGCAGCAACGGGTTCGGCGCAGCGATCTGCCTCACCTACTGCTCACCGGCGCCGCGTTGATCTTCGTGCTGGCGCCGCTCGTCACCCTCGTCGCCCGGTCGCTGCAGGTCGGTGACGGCTGGGGCTTGGGCCATTACCGCAAACTCACACAGGTCGGATCGGTGCCGCTCCTGCAGGTCAGCGTCTTCGATGCGCTGCTGACCTCGTTGCGGGTGGCGGTCGACGCCACCTTGCTCGCGATGCTCCTCGGACTGCTGGTCAGCTTCGTGATCACCCGGCGTCCGACCTCGGCGGGCGGACGCCGCCTGCTGTCGGCGCTGGACGCCACCTTCATGCTGCCGCTGGGTATTTCCGCGGTCACCGTCGGGTTCGGCTTCCTGATCGCGTTGGACGAGCCGCCGCTCGACCTGCGCTCGTCGCCGCTCCTCGTCCCGATCGCGCAGGCGCTCGTCGCTCTGCCGCTGGTGGTGCGGGTGATGGCGCCCGCGCTGCGCTCGGTCGACCCGCGGGAACGGGAAGCGACCGCTGCACTAGGTGCCAGCCCGATGAGGGTGTTCTGGGACGTCGACCGGCGGGTTTTGACCAAGCCGCTGCTGGCTGCGACCGGGTTCGCCTTCGCCGTGTCTTTGGGTGAGTTCGGGGCGACGAGTTTCCTTGCGCGGCCGGAGAATCCGACTCTGCCGGTCGTGATCTACCAGCTGATCGGCCGCCCCGGCGCCGACCACTTCGGCATGGCCCTCGCGGCGTCCGTGATCCTCGCCGGTGTGACTGCAACGATCATGGTCGCGGTCGAGCGACTGCGCGGTCGGACGGGAAGTTGGTGA
- a CDS encoding Lrp/AsnC family transcriptional regulator, translated as MNAEDEINSSSRDARSAPTAGRSAAALDVVDRRILAALREDSRLSVRALAEKLHLSRAGAYARIERLRERGVITGFTIAIDPAAAGLTTTAYVAINIEQNTWRRVSDELATLPYLDTISLMGSDFDVLVQVHAPDNASLRTLVLERIQAIPGVLGTRTWLVFDESRGVGTPWQA; from the coding sequence ATGAATGCCGAAGATGAGATCAATTCGTCCAGTCGTGATGCACGCTCCGCACCGACGGCTGGACGATCGGCAGCGGCCCTGGACGTGGTGGATCGACGCATCCTGGCGGCGTTGCGCGAGGATTCCCGGCTGTCCGTGCGAGCGCTTGCCGAGAAGCTGCATCTGAGTCGGGCCGGGGCCTACGCGCGCATCGAGCGGTTGCGCGAACGAGGAGTGATCACCGGCTTCACGATCGCCATCGATCCGGCGGCGGCCGGCCTGACCACCACGGCGTACGTGGCGATCAACATCGAGCAGAACACCTGGCGCCGGGTCAGCGACGAACTCGCGACGTTGCCCTATCTGGACACCATCTCGCTCATGGGTTCGGACTTCGACGTCCTCGTCCAGGTGCACGCGCCCGACAATGCCTCGCTGCGCACGCTCGTCCTCGAACGCATCCAGGCCATCCCGGGCGTCCTGGGCACCCGCACCTGGCTGGTGTTCGACGAGTCCCGTGGGGTCGGGACTCCGTGGCAGGCGTGA
- a CDS encoding DUF4333 domain-containing protein: MTNRLGRAAAASLASALLLGGLTACSSEPAVKEKDVEKQIEQRIKSTNPDKEVKDVNCDDDLKAKVGEEVKCEAEVAGSKQKFKAVVKSVNGKTVNYSVEKD; encoded by the coding sequence ATGACCAACCGCCTCGGCCGCGCAGCAGCGGCGTCCCTCGCCAGTGCCCTTCTCCTCGGCGGGCTCACCGCGTGCAGCAGCGAACCGGCTGTGAAGGAGAAGGACGTCGAGAAGCAGATCGAGCAGCGCATCAAGTCGACCAACCCCGACAAGGAAGTCAAGGACGTCAACTGCGACGACGACCTCAAGGCGAAGGTCGGTGAAGAAGTCAAGTGTGAGGCCGAGGTCGCCGGCTCCAAGCAGAAGTTCAAGGCTGTCGTGAAGTCGGTCAACGGCAAGACCGTCAACTACTCGGTCGAGAAGGACTGA
- the hutI gene encoding imidazolonepropionase yields the protein MTSTLITGISELVTNDAEQDNGLLGIVEDAAIVVSDNAIEWIGLQSEAPAADLHRDVGGRAVLPGFVDSHTHLVFAGDRSAEFSARMTGEPYDGGGIAVSMAATRGASDDELRSLVRRRVQEMRGQGTTSWEIKSGYGLDVDTEARSLRIAREFTSETTFLGAHVVPPEARKDRAAYVELVTGPMLEACAPHAKWIDVFCEPHSQYAFTEAESRTVLDAGKARALEVRVHGNQLGHGPGVQLAVELGAASVDHCTFLTDGDVDALAASDTVATLLPGVEFSTRMPYPRARDLIDAGATVALASDCNPGTCYSSSIPFVIALAVRELRMTPAEAVWAATAGAATSLRRNDIGVLTPGARADLAVLNAPSHLHLAYRPGVPIAAAVDLCAGEELDELHLE from the coding sequence ATGACCAGCACGCTCATCACCGGCATCAGCGAACTCGTCACCAATGACGCAGAGCAGGACAACGGGTTGCTCGGTATCGTCGAGGACGCGGCGATCGTGGTGTCGGACAACGCGATCGAATGGATCGGTCTGCAGTCCGAGGCGCCCGCGGCGGACCTGCACCGCGACGTCGGCGGACGAGCAGTGCTGCCGGGTTTTGTCGACAGCCACACTCACCTCGTCTTCGCCGGGGACCGCAGCGCCGAGTTCTCGGCACGGATGACCGGTGAGCCGTACGACGGGGGCGGCATCGCGGTGTCGATGGCCGCCACCCGGGGCGCGTCGGACGACGAACTGCGCTCGCTCGTCCGTCGCCGCGTCCAGGAGATGCGCGGCCAGGGGACGACCAGCTGGGAGATCAAGTCGGGTTACGGACTCGATGTGGACACTGAGGCCCGGTCGCTGCGTATCGCTCGCGAATTCACATCGGAGACAACGTTCCTGGGTGCCCACGTCGTGCCGCCGGAGGCGAGGAAAGACCGCGCGGCGTACGTCGAACTCGTGACCGGACCGATGCTCGAGGCGTGTGCTCCGCACGCGAAGTGGATCGACGTCTTCTGTGAACCACACAGCCAGTACGCCTTCACCGAGGCGGAATCACGCACGGTGTTGGACGCCGGAAAGGCGAGGGCACTCGAGGTGCGGGTACACGGCAACCAGTTGGGCCACGGTCCCGGCGTGCAGCTCGCGGTGGAACTGGGTGCGGCGAGCGTCGATCACTGCACCTTCCTGACCGACGGTGACGTCGATGCCCTGGCGGCGAGCGACACCGTGGCCACGCTGTTGCCGGGCGTGGAGTTCTCCACCCGGATGCCGTACCCGCGGGCGCGTGACCTCATCGATGCCGGCGCCACGGTCGCACTCGCGAGCGACTGCAATCCGGGTACGTGTTACTCCAGTTCGATCCCGTTCGTCATCGCGCTGGCGGTGCGCGAGCTACGGATGACTCCTGCCGAGGCGGTATGGGCGGCGACTGCCGGGGCGGCGACGTCGTTGCGCCGCAACGACATCGGAGTGCTCACTCCGGGAGCGCGAGCCGACCTCGCAGTTCTGAATGCGCCGAGTCACCTGCACCTGGCGTACCGGCCGGGGGTGCCGATCGCTGCGGCGGTCGACCTTTGCGCGGGAGAAGAGCTGGACGAGCTGCACCTGGAGTAG
- a CDS encoding dihydrolipoamide acetyltransferase family protein: MAERVFNLPDLGEGLTEAEIVEWLVEDQAEVSTDQNVVVVETAKATVEVPIPYAGRVATRHGSTGDVVKVGTPLITVSDNAPATEAVQGEEGDDGSGAVLIGYGTGHADQTRRRRAPRGALNGSTDRSRVDATASLPSAFTQQRAPQVISPLVRKLAADGGLDLCTLRPASGTVLRRSDIESALSARTNMQSAEPEKAVVAADGDERIPLTGVCKAIADKLSTSRREIPDATTWVDVDATELLDVRAQLKSSGISLLALLARFCVAGLQQFPELNASVDGDTIVRHKQVNLGFAAQSPRGLVVPVVRGAQEMTTRRLAEALADLTARARTGDLSPGELTGGTFTLNNYGVLGVDGSTPILNHPEAAMLGVGRIIDRPWAVDGQLAVRKVTQLGFTFDHRVCDGGSAGGFLRFTADAVEQPVRLLADC; the protein is encoded by the coding sequence GTGGCTGAGCGCGTCTTCAATCTGCCCGACCTCGGCGAAGGACTCACCGAGGCCGAGATCGTGGAGTGGCTGGTCGAGGACCAGGCAGAGGTGTCGACCGACCAGAACGTCGTGGTCGTCGAGACCGCCAAAGCCACGGTCGAGGTACCCATCCCTTACGCCGGGCGGGTCGCCACTCGCCACGGGAGCACCGGTGATGTCGTCAAGGTCGGCACCCCGCTGATCACGGTCTCCGACAACGCCCCTGCCACAGAGGCCGTGCAGGGCGAGGAAGGCGACGATGGTTCCGGCGCCGTCCTGATCGGGTACGGCACGGGCCACGCCGACCAGACCCGCCGTCGGCGCGCGCCTCGCGGCGCGCTGAACGGCTCCACAGACCGCTCCCGCGTGGACGCCACAGCCTCCCTGCCGTCGGCGTTCACGCAGCAGCGTGCCCCGCAGGTCATCTCGCCGCTGGTGCGCAAGCTCGCCGCCGACGGTGGCCTCGACCTGTGCACCCTGCGACCGGCTTCGGGAACTGTGTTGCGACGCAGCGATATCGAGTCGGCGCTCTCGGCCAGGACGAACATGCAGTCCGCCGAGCCCGAGAAGGCCGTGGTCGCCGCGGACGGCGACGAACGCATCCCGCTGACCGGCGTCTGCAAGGCCATCGCCGATAAGCTGTCGACCTCGCGTCGGGAGATCCCGGACGCCACCACCTGGGTCGACGTCGATGCCACCGAACTGCTGGACGTGCGCGCACAGTTGAAGTCGTCCGGCATCAGCCTGCTCGCGCTGCTGGCACGGTTCTGCGTCGCCGGACTCCAGCAGTTCCCCGAACTCAATGCGTCCGTCGACGGCGACACGATCGTGCGGCACAAGCAGGTCAATCTCGGCTTCGCGGCCCAGTCGCCCCGGGGTCTGGTCGTTCCCGTCGTGCGCGGTGCTCAGGAGATGACCACCCGCCGGTTGGCCGAGGCGCTGGCCGACCTGACTGCTCGCGCCCGCACCGGCGACCTGTCGCCCGGCGAACTCACCGGCGGCACCTTCACGCTGAACAACTACGGCGTGTTGGGAGTCGACGGGTCCACACCGATCCTCAACCACCCCGAGGCAGCGATGCTGGGTGTCGGACGCATCATCGATCGGCCATGGGCGGTCGACGGACAACTCGCCGTCCGCAAGGTCACCCAACTCGGTTTCACCTTCGATCACCGCGTGTGCGACGGCGGTTCAGCCGGCGGATTCCTGCGATTCACCGCCGATGCGGTCGAGCAGCCGGTGCGACTACTGGCCGACTGCTGA
- a CDS encoding thiamine pyrophosphate-dependent dehydrogenase E1 component subunit alpha → MQTTVHDPAIEDLLPSARPVQLIDPTGAEVTQTGTRRPYVMPDADRLQDVWRHMVIGRRFDLQATALTKQGRLAVYPSSRGQEACQVAAVRALTERDWMFPTYRESMALVSRGIDPVEVLTLLRGSAHCGYEPMTHRTAAQCTPLATQLVHAAGTAYGLKRRGEDSVALGFIGDGATSEGDFHEALNFAAVFDAPAIFFVQNNKYAISVPLAKQTKAPSLAYKGIGYGVASEQVDGNDPAAVLAVMDAALEHCRSGKGPFLVEAHTYRMDAHTNADDATRYRSGDEVCAWLDRDPIARLEAYLRSRGLLNDDQANAVRQEAEALASDLRDRMNADPVVDPMSLFDNVFQSATPQVEDARAMVVRELQAADEVTR, encoded by the coding sequence ATGCAGACCACAGTCCATGATCCGGCGATCGAGGACCTCCTGCCCTCCGCCCGACCGGTGCAGCTGATCGACCCGACTGGCGCCGAGGTCACCCAGACCGGCACCCGTCGTCCCTATGTCATGCCGGACGCCGACCGGCTCCAGGACGTCTGGCGGCACATGGTGATCGGACGCCGCTTCGATCTGCAGGCGACCGCTCTGACCAAACAGGGTCGGCTGGCGGTCTATCCGTCCTCGCGTGGTCAGGAGGCCTGCCAGGTCGCTGCGGTCCGTGCGCTCACCGAGCGCGACTGGATGTTCCCGACCTATCGCGAGTCGATGGCTCTGGTGAGCCGCGGCATCGACCCGGTCGAGGTGCTGACCCTGCTGCGCGGCAGCGCGCACTGCGGGTACGAGCCGATGACGCACCGCACGGCCGCCCAGTGCACTCCGCTGGCGACGCAGCTGGTGCACGCGGCCGGCACGGCCTACGGCCTCAAGCGTCGCGGTGAGGACTCCGTCGCGCTCGGCTTCATCGGCGACGGTGCGACCAGCGAGGGCGATTTCCACGAGGCGCTGAACTTCGCGGCGGTCTTCGATGCGCCCGCGATCTTCTTCGTGCAGAACAACAAGTACGCGATCAGCGTCCCGCTCGCCAAGCAGACGAAGGCACCGTCGTTGGCGTACAAGGGAATTGGCTACGGCGTGGCCAGCGAGCAGGTCGACGGCAACGACCCGGCCGCGGTGCTCGCCGTCATGGACGCGGCGCTCGAGCACTGCCGCAGCGGCAAGGGTCCGTTCCTCGTCGAGGCGCACACCTACCGCATGGACGCACACACCAACGCCGACGACGCGACCCGCTACCGCTCCGGCGACGAGGTCTGCGCCTGGCTCGACCGTGACCCGATCGCACGTCTCGAGGCGTACTTGCGTTCACGCGGTCTGCTCAACGACGACCAGGCCAACGCGGTCCGCCAGGAGGCCGAAGCGTTGGCGTCCGACCTGCGAGACCGCATGAACGCCGACCCCGTTGTCGACCCGATGTCCTTGTTCGACAACGTTTTCCAGTCCGCGACGCCTCAGGTTGAGGACGCCCGCGCCATGGTCGTCCGCGAACTGCAGGCCGCCGACGAGGTGACCCGATGA
- a CDS encoding alpha-ketoacid dehydrogenase subunit beta translates to MTTIDAPVRTSSLTFAKAINQALRDAMTENDDVLVFGEDVGTLGGVFRITDGLTRDFGEDRCFDTPLAESGIVGFAIGLCYNGFRPVVEMQFDAFAYPAFEQIASHVAKMHNRTAGNVTLPMVIRVPYAGGIGGVEHHCDSSEGYYAHTPGLKVYTPATPQDAYWMLREAIADPDPVIFMEPKVLYWSKADVDTETPSAPVGQAAVRRPGKEVTLVAYGPSLPVSLKAAEAAAEEGYDVEVVDLRSIVPLDDKSVMESVRRTGRCVVVSEAQGFAGVAGELASRIAERCFHSLAAPVLRVSGLPLPYPAPMLEHTYLPGVDRILDAIDRLQWDDEPFVGDNRG, encoded by the coding sequence ATGACCACCATCGACGCTCCTGTCCGCACCAGCTCGCTGACCTTCGCGAAGGCAATCAACCAGGCGCTGCGCGATGCGATGACCGAGAACGACGACGTCCTGGTCTTCGGTGAGGACGTCGGCACCCTCGGCGGCGTCTTCCGCATCACCGACGGGTTGACCCGCGACTTCGGCGAGGACCGCTGCTTCGACACGCCGTTGGCTGAGTCCGGCATCGTCGGGTTCGCGATCGGCCTGTGTTACAACGGTTTTCGGCCCGTGGTCGAGATGCAGTTCGACGCGTTCGCCTACCCGGCGTTCGAACAGATCGCTTCTCATGTCGCGAAAATGCACAACCGCACCGCCGGCAATGTCACGCTGCCGATGGTCATCCGGGTGCCCTACGCCGGCGGCATCGGTGGGGTGGAGCACCACTGCGACTCCTCCGAGGGCTACTACGCGCACACGCCCGGCCTGAAGGTCTACACCCCGGCCACGCCGCAGGACGCGTACTGGATGCTGCGCGAGGCGATCGCCGATCCCGACCCGGTGATCTTCATGGAGCCGAAGGTCCTCTACTGGAGCAAGGCGGACGTCGACACCGAGACTCCCTCGGCGCCTGTCGGTCAGGCCGCCGTGCGCCGGCCTGGCAAGGAGGTCACCCTGGTGGCCTACGGTCCCTCGCTGCCGGTGTCGCTGAAAGCGGCCGAAGCAGCCGCCGAAGAGGGTTACGACGTCGAGGTCGTCGATCTGCGCAGCATCGTCCCGTTGGACGACAAGTCGGTCATGGAGTCGGTGCGGCGTACCGGACGCTGCGTGGTGGTCAGCGAAGCGCAGGGATTTGCCGGCGTCGCAGGCGAATTGGCCTCTCGGATCGCCGAACGCTGCTTCCACTCCCTGGCCGCCCCGGTGCTGCGGGTCAGCGGGTTGCCGCTTCCGTATCCGGCGCCGATGCTGGAGCACACCTACCTGCCCGGTGTCGACCGCATCCTCGATGCGATCGACCGATTGCAGTGGGACGACGAGCCGTTCGTCGGTGACAACCGTGGCTGA
- a CDS encoding ABC transporter ATP-binding protein codes for MQDGLVVNDVRVRFGTTMAVNDVCLELAMGQVMSILGPSGCGKSTLLRVIAGLQDLEAGTVGFDGQDVTRVPTHRRGFGLMFQDGQLFGHLDVGGNIAYPLRRQGVPSRERTARITELLELVGLAGYEKRSITTLSGGQQQRVALARALAPRPRLLLLDEPLSALDRDLRERLATDLRRILTETGTTALLVTHDHDEALTVADQLAVMLAGRIVQHGPAQQVWRDPRGREVARMLGYRTEVDARRWSSAGLPGANADGSVLLRDNAFRVSDDGTVEGVVREARAVSGGSALAVELPGVGLVPAVGDDPSSARPDESVRLELNPHAITTSKAEA; via the coding sequence ATGCAAGACGGACTGGTGGTGAATGACGTCCGCGTCCGTTTCGGCACGACGATGGCCGTGAACGACGTCTGCCTCGAGCTTGCGATGGGCCAGGTGATGTCGATCCTCGGACCGTCCGGTTGCGGAAAGTCCACCCTGCTCCGGGTCATCGCCGGACTGCAGGACCTCGAAGCCGGCACCGTCGGTTTCGACGGTCAGGACGTCACGCGCGTACCGACCCACCGCCGTGGGTTCGGGTTGATGTTCCAGGACGGGCAACTGTTCGGACATCTCGACGTCGGCGGCAATATCGCCTACCCGCTGCGGCGGCAGGGGGTTCCGTCCCGCGAACGCACTGCCCGGATCACCGAACTGCTGGAGCTCGTCGGACTCGCCGGCTACGAGAAGCGCTCGATCACCACGCTCTCCGGCGGACAACAGCAGCGCGTGGCGCTCGCCAGAGCGCTCGCCCCACGACCGCGACTGCTGCTGTTGGACGAGCCGCTGTCGGCTCTCGACCGCGACCTGCGAGAGCGGCTGGCCACCGATCTGCGCCGCATCCTCACCGAGACGGGCACGACCGCATTGCTGGTCACGCACGACCATGACGAAGCACTGACTGTCGCCGATCAGCTGGCGGTCATGCTCGCCGGCCGCATCGTGCAGCACGGTCCGGCGCAGCAGGTCTGGCGTGACCCACGCGGCCGGGAGGTGGCGCGCATGCTCGGCTACCGAACCGAGGTGGATGCCCGGCGCTGGTCGTCCGCCGGCCTTCCTGGAGCGAACGCCGACGGATCGGTCCTGTTGCGCGACAACGCTTTCCGCGTCTCCGACGACGGCACGGTCGAAGGAGTCGTACGGGAGGCGCGTGCGGTGAGCGGGGGTTCGGCACTGGCCGTCGAGCTGCCCGGCGTCGGCCTCGTCCCGGCGGTGGGGGACGACCCGTCGTCCGCGCGTCCAGACGAATCGGTCAGGCTGGAACTCAACCCGCACGCGATCACCACGTCGAAGGCCGAGGCATGA
- a CDS encoding DUF4235 domain-containing protein yields MGSVVWKIVSAAAGVAATQIANKVTNQGWHAVTGQPAPVGKHDPNYSAKETALFVLLAAAVAQGVRALGERKAADVWTKTAGHPPQVVVKEHQKALEKATKKAAKKA; encoded by the coding sequence ATGGGCTCTGTGGTGTGGAAGATCGTCTCGGCTGCGGCCGGTGTGGCGGCAACTCAGATCGCCAACAAGGTCACCAACCAGGGTTGGCACGCAGTCACCGGACAGCCGGCGCCGGTCGGCAAGCACGACCCGAACTACTCCGCCAAGGAGACCGCGCTCTTCGTCCTGCTCGCCGCCGCCGTCGCGCAGGGTGTGCGCGCGCTGGGTGAGCGCAAGGCCGCCGACGTCTGGACCAAGACCGCCGGTCACCCGCCGCAGGTCGTCGTCAAGGAGCACCAGAAGGCGCTGGAGAAGGCAACGAAGAAGGCCGCCAAGAAGGCCTGA
- a CDS encoding thiamine ABC transporter substrate-binding protein, whose protein sequence is MFRRTFTTACCGTLALAIAGCSTTGDDKPAATSSGKVTTVKLVTHESFVIPKDVQAEFTKTTGYQLQVLASGDAGKLANSVVLAKGNPTGDVVFGIDNTFASRVVGSGALAANEPKALPKSASKYALPGEAAHSLAPIDFGDVCVNVDDAWFAAKKKAKPQSLDDLTKPEYKDLFVTPGAATSSPGMAFLLATVAKYGDDGWQDYWKKLKANGVKVTSGWSDAWGVDYTAGGGKGTRPIVLSYNTSPADTIKDGKPTTSAMTDSCFRQVEYAGVLKGAKNEPGAKAFIDFMLGKKFQASMPKNMYVFPVDDQVKLPDAWQTAVKVPDKPLQVDPTKITKNRDDWLRRWQDAVSG, encoded by the coding sequence TTGTTCCGGAGAACCTTCACCACCGCGTGCTGCGGCACCCTCGCCCTGGCCATCGCCGGCTGCTCGACCACCGGCGACGACAAGCCCGCAGCGACATCGTCCGGCAAGGTCACGACCGTCAAGCTCGTCACTCACGAGTCGTTCGTGATCCCCAAGGACGTGCAGGCCGAGTTCACCAAGACCACGGGATACCAACTGCAGGTGCTCGCCTCCGGGGACGCGGGCAAGCTCGCCAACTCGGTCGTGCTCGCCAAGGGCAACCCGACGGGCGACGTCGTGTTCGGCATCGACAACACCTTCGCTTCCCGGGTCGTCGGCTCCGGTGCGCTCGCCGCCAACGAACCGAAGGCGCTCCCGAAGAGCGCATCGAAGTACGCGTTGCCCGGCGAAGCCGCGCATTCGCTCGCGCCGATCGACTTCGGTGACGTGTGCGTCAACGTCGACGACGCCTGGTTCGCCGCGAAGAAGAAGGCGAAGCCGCAAAGCCTGGACGACCTCACCAAGCCCGAGTACAAGGACCTCTTCGTCACGCCCGGTGCCGCGACGTCCTCGCCCGGTATGGCCTTCCTGCTCGCCACTGTCGCGAAGTACGGCGACGACGGTTGGCAGGACTACTGGAAGAAGCTCAAGGCGAACGGCGTGAAGGTCACCAGCGGTTGGAGCGACGCGTGGGGCGTCGACTACACCGCCGGCGGCGGCAAGGGGACGCGTCCGATCGTGTTGTCGTACAACACTTCTCCCGCCGACACGATCAAGGACGGCAAGCCGACGACATCCGCCATGACGGACTCCTGCTTCCGGCAGGTCGAGTACGCCGGCGTGCTGAAGGGCGCGAAGAACGAGCCCGGCGCGAAGGCGTTCATCGACTTCATGCTCGGCAAGAAGTTCCAGGCGTCGATGCCGAAGAACATGTACGTCTTCCCGGTCGATGACCAGGTGAAGCTGCCCGACGCCTGGCAGACCGCGGTCAAGGTGCCGGACAAGCCGTTGCAGGTCGACCCCACGAAGATCACGAAGAACCGGGACGACTGGCTGCGCCGCTGGCAGGACGCCGTCTCCGGGTGA